DNA from Thermodesulforhabdaceae bacterium:
GCGGCGGTTTGCATCCTTAAAACCTTCTGGATCTGCCGGTTCGCGCATTTTCATACCTGTGTCATCAAGTATGATGACTTTAACTCCCTTTGATCCCATTACGGCTCCAACGCCACCTCTACCGCAGTGGCGGGTAGGTCTTAGTTCGGGGTCTGTGCAGGCTATGGATGCAGCGCTGAGTTTCATCTCGCCAGCAGTGCCAATAGATATGCAGGCAATCTTATCTCCGTATTGAGCTTTGACCTTTTCGATGAGGTCGTAATTAGGCAATCCACGCAGGTCATCGGCAGGTTCAACCTTAATGCCGTCTTTATTTATGAATATTTTGTAAAGTTTATCCTGTTGAGGTTTTCCTTCGAGGACTATAGCAGCATAACCAAGCCGAGCCAAAACTTGAGCGGGTTGTCCTCCAGCGTTGGATTCTTTTATAGTGCCGGTAAGAGGGCTTTTACATCCAACCGATATCCTCCCCGTCATGGATCCTGCTGTTCCACTAAGAAGCCCTGGAGCAATAACAAGTTTGTTGTCGGCGCTCAGAGGATGGCAATCCGGGGGAACTTCCTTGCTGACGATGGCCGATGTGAGGGCTCTTCCTCCAAGTCCAGCATATTCTCCAAGGTCGGTGATTTTAATCTCAGGACCATCTTTGCCGCTCATGTTGACTCTTAATAACTTCATAACACCTTCCTCCATATAAATCTTGGTTTTTCCAGATGTGATGGAAGGTTAACCCATTCCATCGCGCCCACTTACTTCTAATTTTAATATTAGCCCAGTTTTCTGAATAAATGAAAGAAGAAAGAATCTTGACACTTAACGGCATGATAAGATGGTAATCCAGGTTAGAATTAGCGACTTAGATGACTTATTCGGTTCCGATCTTTACTGACACATTGGGATCAAAGGCTCTAACTTTCTCCACGAAAGCAAGATCCCATTGTGCTCTCTTGAAAGTTTTGTAGTTATAAGCCACGATTAGAGCCCAACCCGTTGCCACGATACGATCCTGACGATGGCTGTATATGGCGTAATCTTGCTCTATTTCGGAATCTCTAATCACCGAAGTTCTGCATCCCACATCAATAGTGTCAGGAAAGCGAAGAGGCTTTAAGTATCGACAGCTTGTCTCGGCAAGAATCGGACCAACTCCGGTTTCTTCCATGAATTTCATGAACTGGACAGCCTCAAAGTAAGCAATGCGAGCCGATTCAAGATATCTGAAATAGATTACGTTGTTTACATGCTGGAAAGCGTCCATGTGCCCCCACAGGACTGGAAGAGTTATTTTGAAGGGAAAATCGTTCATTGATACATTGCGCGATTCGCTCCCCATTGTTTATTCCCCCAGATAGGCTTTTTTTACTCGCTCATCTTCCAGCAGGTCTATTCCTCTGCCTTCGAGTGCTATGGTGCCTGTTTCCATAACGTAAGCATAATTGGCTATTGCCAGAGCTGCCATAGCATTTTGTTCCACAAGAAGAATTGTTGTGCCTTGATTGTTTATTTCCTGAATGGTTCTGAACACTTCATCCACAACCAGAGGAGCCAGTCCTAGAGATGGCTCATCAAGCAAAAGCAGTTTGGGTTTTCCCATTAGAGCTCGACCAAGTGATAGCATTTGTTGTTCTCCGCCGCTTAAAGTGCCAGCAAACTGTTTTTTTCGCTCAGCAAGTCTCGGGAAAAGCGAAAAAACCCACTCTAGCCTTTCTCTAAATTCGTTTTTGGTGCGGTAGTATGCTCCCAATTCAAGGTTTTCCAAAACAGTAAGATTAGCGAAGATTTTTCTTCCTTCAGGACTTACACCGATTCCAAGGCGTATAATTTCGTGAGTTGGCATTTTGTGGATAGGTTTATCTTTGAAAATAATAGACCCGCTTTTGGGTTTTACAAGTCCAACGATGGCTCGAATCGTTGTGCTCTTTCCTGCTCCGTTTGCACCAATAATGGCAACAATCTGCCCCTCTTCAACTCTTAAACTGATGCCCTTTACGGCATGGATTCCACCGTAATAGACATGCAGATTATCAATGACGAGCATGTTTCTTCTCTCCAAGATAAGCTTTTATCACTTCAGGATGATGCTGAATCTCCTCCGGTTTTCCTTCTGCAATGGTGTGCCCGTAAACAAGCACCACAATACGTTCACACAGTCCCATTACGAATTTCATGTCGTGTTCAATTATGAGAAGAGTCAACCCAAGGTTGTCTCTGATGTTTCTCACGAATTTTGCAAGATCTAAAGTTTCCTGAGGATTCATACCAGCTGCGGGTTCATCGAGGAGAAGCAATTTAGGATTTGTGGCGATAGCTCGAGCAATTTCGAGTTTTCTTTGTTGACCATAGGGAAGGGAAGAAGCCGGTTCTTTTGCCAGATGATCCAGTCCAACCATTCTTAAAACATTCATGGCTTCTTCTCGAAAGAGATTTTCCTCCTTGCTGTATTTTCTCGCCCCTACAATAGCATGCCAGAAGGATGATTTGAGTCGATGATGGTAAGAGACCATGACATTATCGAGAACTGACAGGTTTCCGAAGAGTCGGATATTCTGAAAGGTGCGGGCAATGCCGAGGCGAGTAATTTCGTAGGGCATAAGATTTGTGATGTTTCGGTCCTGCCATATAATCTTACCGCTTGTAGGGATCAAGTTACCCGTGATCATATTAAAAACTGTTGTCTTCCCGGCTCCGTTAGGACCAATTAATCCAACGATTTCTAGCGGATCGATTTTTAGATTAAAATTATGAACTGCTACTAACCCACCAAATTGCATTGTCAAATTTTGAGCCTGGAAAAATATTTGAGTCATTTTAGGTTCGCTGGCTCCTGATTTTCGAAAATACCCAATCCCAGCTAAATTCTCGCTGGCCCATGATGCCTCTTCTGGCGAAGATGATAACAACCATAAGGATGATACTGAATATTACCATTCGCATACCCGGGATGCCAGGGATGTAGATTGGACCTATGTGCATGGGACTTTCAACAATGCGGAGAGCCTCACTTCCCCAAGCGAACAGGGTGGCTCCGATAACTGCCCCTGTAGTGCTTCCAAGCCCCCCAACGACAATGATCATAAGCAGGTTAAAGGTAAGGAAAAAGGTAAAAAGAGTTGGAGATATGGTGGTAATAAGATGAGCCAGCAGGCCTCCTGCAACTCCCGAAAAGAAAGCACTAATAAGAAACGCCAGCAATAGGTGTCTAAAGGGGTCTATCCCCATCGCCTTGGCCGCTACTTCATCCTCTCGGATGGCTTTCATCGCTCTGCCCCAGCTACTGTTTATAAGTCTCTGAACGACGATTATGGTAAGAATTGCTATTCCCCAGGACCACCACAGGTTTGTGTAGGGCTTCAATCCTTTCAGCCCTAAGGGGCCATTGGTGATGTTTTGAAGGGCGTTGCAGAGCACTCGCACTACTTCGCCAAACCCAAGTGTTACAATAGCAAGGTAGTCTCCTCTTACTCTAAAAACCGGGTAGCTTATTAGAAAGGCAAAAATTGTTGCTACAATTCCAGCTAATACAAGGCTTGCTCCAAAAGGAATCTGGATTAAGTTCAACGGCCAAATGAGAGGTTCAATGATAAAGCTTATTTTCTTTTCTGCTGGGCTCATCGTTAGAAGTGCTGATGTGTAAGCTCCTATCGTGATAAAAGCGTTTGGACCTAAATTTAGAACTCCACATACACCGTTTATCAAATTATAACTCACGGCAAGAGTGATAAACACGGCGATGTTGTTTAGTATTCTTATTTGGTAGTCGGTTCCGTATCGATCGAAAAGCCAGATGATCAAAAAGAGCAGGGCTATTGTCAAAACGTTAAGGATTAAATTTCTCTGTTTTTGAGCCATTCTTTTCCTACGTTTTTATGTTTTGTCCACAATAGGTTCGCCCATAATGCCTGTAGGACGGAAAATTAACAAGAGAATCAGCACAAGAAAAGCGAAAGCGTCTCGATATTGGGCAAACCCAGGAAATATAGCCACTATAAGAACCTCACCGATTCCAAGCACGAAGCCGCCTATAACTGCCCCCGTAATGCTTCCGATTCCACCAAGCACGGCCGCAATAAAAGCCTTTATTCCTGGAATAATGCCCATGAAAGGGTTGACCTGGGGATATTTCATAGCCCACATGATGCCCCCCACTGCGGCAAGAGATGATCCAATCAGGAAAGTGATGGCTATGATGCGATCTAAATTTATTCCCATGAGGCGAGTGGTTTCAAAATCACGGGATGCCGCTCTCATAGCTTTTCCGACCTTTGTGTTGTAGATGATATAAAGAAGTCCAAGGAGTAATAAGATGGTGGTAATCGGTGTGTAAATGGTCAAAACTTGTATTTTAATGTCGTAAATATCTATGACTTTGTCGAAAAGTGGTGGTCTTGGGAAAGGTTTTGGCACGCCACCAATAACTACAAGAGCAAGGTTTTCCAGAAGAAAACTTGCCCCAATGGCGGAAATTAAAAGGGATATGCGAGGGGCATCGCGAAGAGGTTTGTAAGCTACCTTGTCAAGAAGTATACCCACAAGTCCGGTCACCATGACCGCCAGTGGAAAGCTGAGATACCACGGAAGAGCAAATAGAGCAATGCCGTAAATGACCGCATAGGTGGCAACCATTAAGAGGTCTCCATGAGCAAAGTTGATGAGCCTCAGGATGCCGTAGACCATTGTGTATCCAATGGCGACAAGTCCGTAGAGACTTCCTAAAGTGATGCCGTTAATCAATTGCTGCAAGAAAATCTGAATATTCACGATCTACAAACCTCACAAAAAGGGCAAAAACCCAAAAAAGGTTTTTGCCCTCAAAATATCTAATAGCTTTTTACCATAAAATAGCTTCTACGGATTTACCGTGGTTACATAAACAAATTTTCCATTTTCAACCTTGTTTATGACCACGCTTTTGATCGGATTGCCATCTTGACCCATGGTGATTGTTCCCGAAACACCCTGGAAATCTTTAAGCGAACTCAGGGCGTCCCTAATCTTAGTTCCATCTGTTGAACCCGCCTTTTCGATAGCGGCAACTATCATGAAATAAGCGTCGGCACCAAGAGCTTCAAAGGCGCTCAACTCTTTTTTGTATTTTTCCTCGAAAGCCTTGACAAAATCCTTTGCAAGTTGGGTATTGGCAGCTTGTTTATGGAAATGAGCAGTAAAATACATATTTTCCACAGCTTTCCCGCCGATTTTTATCAATTCATCAGCCTGAGCACCGTCTCCTGTTAGGATCGGAACATTTATCCCCAAGTCTCGTGCCTGCTTAGCAAGAAGAGCATCTTCTGTGTAATAGTTAGGTGCGTAGATGATGTCTGGCTGAGCCGCCTTGATGGCGCTTAATTGAGCAGAAAAATCCTGATCGCCTGTCTGGATATAGGTTGTGGATACCACCTGACCGCCGAGCTTTACAAATTCTTTAACAAAGAAATTTGCGAGCCCCACACAGTAATCCTGAGCCACATCAATTACTACAGCGGCTTTTGTGGCTTTGAGTTCGTTTCTAGCAAATCGAGCGGCAACTTCACCCTGGAATGGATCAATGAAGCAGGCTCTGAAAGCGAACTTTTTACCTTGAGTTACAAGAGGATTGGTGGCGGTAGGACTTACTGAAGGAATTTTTGCCGCCTCAGAAATGGGATTTCCAGCCATTGTGTTGCCACTTATCGCTTCACCGATAATTGCTACAACTTTTTCCTTGTCAACAAGTCTGGTCACAGCATTTGCTGCTTCAATTTTGTCGCTTTTGGTGTCCACTAGAACAAGCTCAATCTTTTTACCAAGCACTGTCGGTTTCATTTGATTCGCTACCTGAATGCCGCTCCATTCCATCTGTCCA
Protein-coding regions in this window:
- a CDS encoding thioesterase family protein, producing MGSESRNVSMNDFPFKITLPVLWGHMDAFQHVNNVIYFRYLESARIAYFEAVQFMKFMEETGVGPILAETSCRYLKPLRFPDTIDVGCRTSVIRDSEIEQDYAIYSHRQDRIVATGWALIVAYNYKTFKRAQWDLAFVEKVRAFDPNVSVKIGTE
- a CDS encoding ABC transporter ATP-binding protein, translating into MLVIDNLHVYYGGIHAVKGISLRVEEGQIVAIIGANGAGKSTTIRAIVGLVKPKSGSIIFKDKPIHKMPTHEIIRLGIGVSPEGRKIFANLTVLENLELGAYYRTKNEFRERLEWVFSLFPRLAERKKQFAGTLSGGEQQMLSLGRALMGKPKLLLLDEPSLGLAPLVVDEVFRTIQEINNQGTTILLVEQNAMAALAIANYAYVMETGTIALEGRGIDLLEDERVKKAYLGE
- a CDS encoding ABC transporter ATP-binding protein, encoding MTQIFFQAQNLTMQFGGLVAVHNFNLKIDPLEIVGLIGPNGAGKTTVFNMITGNLIPTSGKIIWQDRNITNLMPYEITRLGIARTFQNIRLFGNLSVLDNVMVSYHHRLKSSFWHAIVGARKYSKEENLFREEAMNVLRMVGLDHLAKEPASSLPYGQQRKLEIARAIATNPKLLLLDEPAAGMNPQETLDLAKFVRNIRDNLGLTLLIIEHDMKFVMGLCERIVVLVYGHTIAEGKPEEIQHHPEVIKAYLGEKKHARH
- a CDS encoding branched-chain amino acid ABC transporter permease, with amino-acid sequence MAQKQRNLILNVLTIALLFLIIWLFDRYGTDYQIRILNNIAVFITLAVSYNLINGVCGVLNLGPNAFITIGAYTSALLTMSPAEKKISFIIEPLIWPLNLIQIPFGASLVLAGIVATIFAFLISYPVFRVRGDYLAIVTLGFGEVVRVLCNALQNITNGPLGLKGLKPYTNLWWSWGIAILTIIVVQRLINSSWGRAMKAIREDEVAAKAMGIDPFRHLLLAFLISAFFSGVAGGLLAHLITTISPTLFTFFLTFNLLMIIVVGGLGSTTGAVIGATLFAWGSEALRIVESPMHIGPIYIPGIPGMRMVIFSIILMVVIIFARRGIMGQREFSWDWVFSKIRSQRT
- a CDS encoding branched-chain amino acid ABC transporter permease, which encodes MNIQIFLQQLINGITLGSLYGLVAIGYTMVYGILRLINFAHGDLLMVATYAVIYGIALFALPWYLSFPLAVMVTGLVGILLDKVAYKPLRDAPRISLLISAIGASFLLENLALVVIGGVPKPFPRPPLFDKVIDIYDIKIQVLTIYTPITTILLLLGLLYIIYNTKVGKAMRAASRDFETTRLMGINLDRIIAITFLIGSSLAAVGGIMWAMKYPQVNPFMGIIPGIKAFIAAVLGGIGSITGAVIGGFVLGIGEVLIVAIFPGFAQYRDAFAFLVLILLLIFRPTGIMGEPIVDKT
- a CDS encoding ABC transporter substrate-binding protein, with the protein product MFTKKIALVVAVLLVAGLTGNFAAHAEETIKIGAYLPMTGSVASYGQMEWSGIQVANQMKPTVLGKKIELVLVDTKSDKIEAANAVTRLVDKEKVVAIIGEAISGNTMAGNPISEAAKIPSVSPTATNPLVTQGKKFAFRACFIDPFQGEVAARFARNELKATKAAVVIDVAQDYCVGLANFFVKEFVKLGGQVVSTTYIQTGDQDFSAQLSAIKAAQPDIIYAPNYYTEDALLAKQARDLGINVPILTGDGAQADELIKIGGKAVENMYFTAHFHKQAANTQLAKDFVKAFEEKYKKELSAFEALGADAYFMIVAAIEKAGSTDGTKIRDALSSLKDFQGVSGTITMGQDGNPIKSVVINKVENGKFVYVTTVNP